The following coding sequences are from one Mugil cephalus isolate CIBA_MC_2020 chromosome 9, CIBA_Mcephalus_1.1, whole genome shotgun sequence window:
- the cep126 gene encoding centrosomal protein of 126 kDa: MQVLQDNFFYHSNSRLGADGGLEHERQLLAEEQKSCRARARKFSLETTRRRKALDERWKQWDVQEQRLRDNILQQRRQQVQDATERFQRAHLPPSQRRRQSFRRHVGNIEDALNQIQGNPFNLSSNTNVSRSCTPSPKPPTVSKSSHRQVLCALEAYTKLLQEQSRAEEQQDDSPQGSNLSDRCDSEILSSKDSLESEEPSHNAKNLQRSFSSFLLDSVKAHPDQRKQNDLCPTSDLTSFSAMMLLGDNLAQPRKQHEPKQKTEEESGWLNNKLHFSKASWEFTSVQKTPKPETGAALHNCNLLTLCEIISGDPEHFGPNSPQNIPSDNIIVTNRVDFGCKALEFKKPKEESTVDIKQERFHDDGSFKYSQAAGIPFLTKDGNSKGTLFGASPKPNIFLNNSTTDNLSNVGTLQKTEKEIYHLPSQKEPRASMNNLNKVSNSEPQTEKPINTALLERTGLSNVDSDVHKCLECPEEEIQKMPESMATSRSVCEVRFIKGILKKQSKYMSGDTTRVFGSGHLIFAKQVALAIRDSVELTRAKTNTGGNAAVKKKLRWFDEVHVEKEENDAATKQMKSKFSSLQSKSSSEDHQLSLTAVSGTPKAGPGVTPAASARYHFTKEAWADVGVQVNLPQERADEVKVARSSARAGGPKVPRRERSARAGAGPVSSRTRKGTVIRPQSATEVSQIAKTQGKVMVPRPPPRTDSAEEKTAYVTKNPYGSYKHAQAAEHKSIPESFFSPDAHHVITADSGVMYTPLPPSYACRFSEGNAKSAPSAAHQDSYHRRRGMAHGEKGLCLDCTPTDEEISQLWHGVRSALTTKDAKTVARRQAPESGRVLRKACLEPSRQPPGSGNRRLLQTSQSTKHSTELVRPSFSSTQDSSFPKEGLERAAQLHLAEVHAAGPVEERDIVAAMETAQTQRSGTVQQRGQQQGLTTISLEEKKILLSLDRLNHQLHCVQEHVGVNTGTHGLVLVDAPYDAKVANQKRRASSANSRPRYQKKY, from the exons ATGCAAGTTCTGCAGGACAACTTCTTCTACCACTC AAACTCTAGGCTGGGAGCTGATGGAGGCCTCGAACATGAGAGGCAACTTTTGGCCGAGGAGCAGAAGTCATGCAGAGCCCGAGCTCGCAAATTCTCTCTGGAAACCACCCGACGCAGGAA GGCCTTGGATGAAAGATGGAAGCAGTGGGACGTGCAGGAGCAACGGCTGAGAGACAACATCCTGCAGCAGCGCAGGCAGCAAGTACAGGATGCGACTGAGCGCTTCCAGAGAGCCCATCTACCTCCTTCTCAAAGACGCAGACAAT CTTTTAGAAGACATGTCGGAAATATTGAAGACGCGCTCAATCAAATCCAAGGCAACCCCTTTAACTTGTCCAGCAACACTAATGTGAGCAG AAGCTGCACTCCTTCTCCCAAGCCTCCCACAGTTTCTAAATCTTCCCACCGCCAAGTGCTCTGTGCTTTGGAGGCCTACACTAAACTGCTAcaggagcagagcagagcagaggagcaaCAAGATGACAGCCCACAG gGCAGCAACCTGTCTGATCGCTGTGACTCTGAAATCCTTTCAAGTAAGGACAGTTTGGAGAGCGAGGAGCCCAGTCACAACGCAAAAAATCTGCAGCGTTCCTTTTCGTCGTTCTTGCTCGACTCCGTGAAGGCACATCCGGACCAGAGGAAGCAAAACGACTTGTGCCCAACGTCAGACCTGACGTCTTTCTCGGCGATGATGCTTCTTGGCGATAACTTGGCCCAACCGAGGAAGCAGCACGAACCCAAGCAGAAAACGGAAGAGGAATCCGGATGGCTGAATAATAAGTTGCATTTCTCTAAAGCTTCTTGGGAGTTCACGTCTGTTCAGAAAACACCTAAACCAGAGACGGGGGCTGCTCTGCACAACTGTAACTTATTAACTCTCTGTGAAATTATTAGCGGAGACCCAGAGCACTTTGGGCCAAACTCGCCACAAAATATTCCCAGTGACAACATCATTGTCACAAACAGAGTTGATTTTGGCTGCAAAGCACTTGAGTTCAAAAAACCCAAAGAAGAGTCTACGGTGGATATCAAACAGGAGAGGTTCCACGATGACGGATCATTCAAATATTCACAAGCCGCAGGAATTCCTTTTCTTACCAAAGATGGCAACAGCAAAGGCACTTTGTTTGGGGCTTCCCCAAAGCCAAATATTTTcttgaacaacagcacaacagataATTTATCCAATGTAGGAactcttcagaaaacagaaaaagaaatctacCATCTGCCATCCCAGAAAGAACCCAGGGCTTCCATGAACAATCTCAATAAGGTTTCTAACTCGGAGCCCCAAACGGAGAAGCCTATAAATACAGCGTTGCTGGAACGCACAGGCTTGTCTAATGTTGATTCAGATGTGCATAAATGTCTCGAATGTCCCGaggaggaaatacaaaaaatgcCCGAATCAATGGCGACGTCTCGTTCTGTATGCGAAGTCAGATTCATCAAAGGAATCCTTAAAAAGCAGTCCAAATATATGTCAGGAGATACCACGCGTGTGTTCGGCTCAGGGCATTTGATTTTTGCGAAACAAGTGGCTTTAGCAATTAGAGACAGCGTTGAGTTGACGAGGGCAAAAACTAACACGGGGGGAAACGCCGCTGTCAAGAAGAAGCTGCGTTGGTTCGACGAGGTGCAtgtggagaaagaggaaaatgacGCGGCAACGAAGCAGATGAAAAGCAAGTTTTCCAGTCTTCAGTCAAAGAGCAGCTCGGAGGACCACCAGCTAAGTCTCACCGCGGTCTCAGGGACTCCCAAGGCCGGACCCGGCGTGACCCCTGCAGCCTCGGCACGTTATCACTTTACAAAGGAAGCATGGGCAGATGTGGGGGTTCAAGTCAACTTGCCCCAAGAACGAGCGGACGAGGTCAAGGTGGCGCGGAGCAGCGCCAGGGCCGGCGGCCCCAAGGTCCCTCGGAGAGAGCGCTCCGCCAGAGCCGGAGCGGGTCCTGTTTCCTCACGAACAAGAAAGGGCACCGTCATACGACCTCAGTCTGCCACCGAGGTGAGTCAGATTGCCAAAACCCAAGGGAAGGTAATGGTGCCGCGGCCCCCTCCGCGCACAGACTCAGCAGAAGAGAAGACGGCGTACGTCACTAAGAATCCATATGGCAGCTATAAACATGCCCAAGCCGCAGAGCACAAGAGCATCCCAGAGAGCTTCTTCTCGCCGGACGCACATCATGTAATCACAGCAGACAGCGGTGTTATGTACACACCTCTCCCGCCCTCGTACGCATGCCGCTTCTCGGAGGGCAACGCAAAAAGCGCACCGAGCGCGGCTCATCAGGACAGctaccacagaagaagagggatGGCGCACGGTGAAAAGGGCCTCTGTTTAGACTGCACTCCCACAGATGAGGAGATTTCTCAGCTCTGGCATGGCGTCCGCAGCGCCTTAACCACCAAGGACG CAAAAACCGTGGCCAGGAGACAGGCCCCGGAGAGTGGGCGAGTTTTACGGAAAGCGTGCTTGGAGCCGAGCAGGCAGCCTCCTGGTTCGGGGAACAGAAGGCTTCTTCAGACCTCTCag tCAACAAAACACTCCACAGAACTGGTCAGACCGTCATTCTCAAGTACTCAGGACTCAAGTTTTCCAAAGGAAG GTTTGGAGCGTGCAGCCCAGTTACACCTGGCTGAAGTACACGCTGCAGGCCCAGTGGAGGAGAGGGATATTGTTGCTGCCATGGAGACTGCCCAAACACAGAGGTCTGGAACAGTGCAGCAGCGCGGCCAACAGCAGGGGCTCACCACCATTTCcttggaggagaagaaaatccTTCTTTCTCTGGACAGACTTAACCACCAGCTGCACT gtgTGCAGGAACATGTTGGGGTAAATACTGGCACACATGGCCTCGTGCTTGTCGACGCGCCGTAC GACGCGAAAGTGGCAAACCAGAAGCGCCGTGCATCCTCCGCTAACAGTCGCCCTCGATACCAGAAGAAATACTGA